In one Nocardia tengchongensis genomic region, the following are encoded:
- the pgl gene encoding 6-phosphogluconolactonase — protein MSKPAVTETFSTVDDLVAAAAARFVADVVEAQRLRGSASVVLTGGGTGIALLELVRKAPGDIDWGKLDVFWGDERFVPTGDPERNELQARHALLDHVPVDPARVHPTETSSGDYPDPLEAAGEYAATVHAHLAEHGAFDLHLLGMGGEGHINSLFPHTDATREEHELVVAETNSPKPPAVRVTLTLPAIRKSRHVMLIVSGEAKAAAVAAALNGASPLDIPAAGAIGTESTTWLLDESAAADLPR, from the coding sequence ATGAGTAAGCCCGCCGTCACGGAAACTTTCAGCACCGTCGATGATCTGGTGGCCGCCGCGGCCGCCCGTTTCGTCGCCGACGTGGTGGAGGCCCAGCGCCTGCGCGGTTCCGCCTCGGTGGTCCTGACCGGCGGCGGCACCGGCATCGCCCTGCTGGAACTGGTGCGCAAGGCGCCGGGCGACATCGACTGGGGCAAGCTCGACGTCTTCTGGGGCGACGAGCGTTTCGTGCCCACCGGCGACCCGGAGCGCAACGAGCTGCAGGCCCGCCACGCCCTGCTCGACCACGTCCCGGTCGACCCGGCCCGCGTGCACCCGACCGAGACCTCCAGCGGCGACTACCCGGACCCGCTGGAAGCCGCCGGCGAGTACGCGGCCACCGTGCACGCCCACCTGGCCGAGCACGGCGCGTTCGACCTGCACCTGCTCGGCATGGGCGGGGAAGGCCACATCAACTCGCTGTTCCCGCACACCGACGCCACCCGCGAGGAACACGAACTGGTTGTCGCCGAAACCAATTCGCCCAAGCCGCCCGCGGTCCGCGTCACCCTGACGCTGCCCGCGATCCGCAAGTCGCGCCACGTCATGCTGATCGTCTCCGGCGAGGCCAAGGCCGCCGCGGTGGCCGCCGCCCTCAACGGCGCGTCCCCGCTCGACATTCCGGCGGCCGGTGCGATCGGCACCGAGTCCACCACCTGGCTGCTGGACGAGTCGGCCGCGGCGGACCTGCCGCGCTAG
- a CDS encoding FAD-binding oxidoreductase yields the protein MSSVFDPPAPTGTQRNPLPTAVLAERLRAAVAGRVHSPGEDGYRRSTAGFNAAVEHEAAAVVVAADSADIAAAVRVATETGYRVAVQATGHGAAPTPEDSILIDTALLDAVSIDREQRTATVGAGVRWQQVLDAAAPFGLAGLAGASTGVGVVGYTLGGGLGPIARTYGFAADHVTAMEVVTADATLRRVTPDTEPELFGVLLGGGAAFGIVTRMTFRLFPIRTLYAGGLTYRIEDAPSVLRAWRNWIATAPESVTSSAAILNLPPLPEIPEPLRGATVLHLRYAHVGDPAEGAALLAPLRPVAAPLLDTIAEMPYTALASIHNDPTDPMPALDRGTLLRELPDAAIDALLAVASGSPAGMTEIRVFSGAIAQESLSPTTIAGRQAAFQLFTVGVLAPPIAALVPAALAAVTAALAPWSLEAATPNFGLDPRDGSTDTLAAWTPAQRERLAAARRRYDPSGVFAPAARWRLPEH from the coding sequence ATGTCCAGCGTCTTCGACCCGCCCGCGCCGACCGGCACCCAGCGGAATCCGCTCCCGACGGCGGTGCTCGCCGAACGTCTGCGCGCGGCGGTCGCCGGTCGGGTCCACTCGCCGGGCGAGGACGGCTACCGGCGCTCGACCGCGGGATTCAACGCCGCCGTCGAGCACGAGGCCGCGGCCGTCGTGGTGGCCGCTGATTCCGCCGATATCGCGGCCGCGGTGCGCGTCGCGACCGAGACCGGCTACCGGGTCGCGGTGCAGGCCACCGGGCACGGGGCGGCGCCCACGCCCGAGGACAGCATCCTGATCGATACCGCACTGCTGGACGCGGTGTCGATCGATCGGGAGCAGCGCACCGCGACCGTGGGCGCGGGGGTGCGCTGGCAGCAGGTGCTGGATGCGGCCGCGCCGTTCGGGCTCGCGGGGCTCGCCGGTGCCTCGACCGGCGTCGGCGTGGTCGGCTACACCCTCGGCGGCGGTCTGGGCCCGATCGCGCGCACCTACGGTTTCGCGGCCGACCATGTCACCGCCATGGAGGTGGTGACCGCGGACGCCACCCTGCGCCGGGTCACCCCCGACACCGAACCCGAACTGTTCGGCGTGCTGCTCGGCGGCGGCGCGGCCTTCGGCATCGTCACCCGGATGACCTTCCGGCTCTTCCCGATTCGCACCCTCTACGCCGGTGGCCTCACCTACCGCATCGAGGACGCCCCGAGCGTGCTGCGGGCCTGGCGGAACTGGATCGCGACCGCGCCCGAGTCCGTCACCAGCTCGGCGGCGATCCTGAATCTGCCTCCGCTGCCGGAGATTCCGGAGCCGCTGCGCGGGGCGACGGTCCTGCACCTGCGCTACGCCCATGTCGGCGACCCGGCCGAGGGTGCGGCGCTGCTGGCCCCGCTGCGACCGGTGGCGGCGCCGCTGCTCGATACCATCGCCGAAATGCCGTATACGGCATTGGCTTCCATTCACAACGACCCGACCGACCCGATGCCCGCGCTGGATCGCGGCACCCTGCTGCGGGAGCTGCCCGATGCGGCGATCGATGCCCTGCTGGCGGTCGCGAGCGGCAGCCCGGCCGGCATGACCGAGATCCGTGTGTTCAGCGGGGCGATCGCCCAGGAATCGTTGTCCCCCACCACGATCGCGGGTCGTCAGGCGGCGTTCCAGCTCTTCACGGTCGGCGTCCTGGCCCCGCCGATCGCGGCCCTGGTCCCGGCCGCCCTGGCCGCCGTGACCGCGGCCCTGGCCCCGTGGAGCCTCGAGGCCGCCACACCCAACTTCGGCCTCGATCCGCGCGACGGTTCCACCGACACCCTGGCCGCTTGGACCCCGGCCCAGCGTGAGCGCCTCGCCGCTGCCCGCCGCCGCTACGACCCGTCCGGCGTATTCGCCCCGGCCGCACGCTGGCGCCTGCCCGAGCACTGA
- the opcA gene encoding glucose-6-phosphate dehydrogenase assembly protein OpcA, with translation MIIDMPDTDTREVSKRLVQLRESNGVVTMGRVLTLVVCTLDSSEAEDAIDAANDASREHPCRVIVLARGDRMAETRLDAQIRVGGDAGAAEVIVLRLQGDLVPHEASVVIPFLLPDTPVVAWWPRGAPEFPSKDSVGRLATRRITDATFAADPQATIKGRRHSYATGDTDLAWSRVTYWRALLAAALDEAPFETVESVTISGLKEEPALDMLAGWLAARLDCPVVRRTGELKVEMHRPTVSIAISRPQHGRTATLSRTGEPDQRFALARRETKDCLAEELRHLDADDIYAEALTGIERVTYE, from the coding sequence GTGATCATCGACATGCCCGACACCGACACCCGCGAGGTGTCGAAACGTCTTGTACAGCTGCGGGAATCCAATGGCGTGGTCACCATGGGCCGGGTGCTCACCCTCGTGGTGTGCACGCTCGACAGCTCCGAGGCCGAGGACGCCATCGATGCCGCCAATGACGCCAGCCGCGAGCACCCCTGCCGGGTGATCGTGCTGGCGCGCGGTGACCGCATGGCCGAGACCCGGCTGGACGCCCAGATCCGCGTCGGCGGTGACGCCGGGGCGGCCGAGGTGATCGTGCTGCGGTTGCAGGGCGATCTGGTGCCGCACGAGGCCAGCGTGGTGATCCCGTTCCTGCTGCCCGACACCCCCGTGGTGGCGTGGTGGCCGCGGGGCGCGCCGGAGTTCCCGTCGAAGGATTCGGTGGGCCGGCTGGCCACGCGCCGTATCACCGACGCCACCTTCGCGGCCGATCCGCAGGCCACCATCAAGGGCCGGCGCCACTCGTATGCGACCGGTGACACCGATCTGGCGTGGAGCCGGGTCACCTACTGGCGGGCGCTGCTGGCGGCGGCGCTCGACGAGGCCCCGTTCGAAACCGTTGAGTCGGTGACGATTTCGGGCTTGAAGGAAGAACCGGCGCTGGACATGCTGGCCGGGTGGCTGGCCGCGCGCCTGGACTGCCCGGTGGTGCGGCGCACCGGCGAGCTGAAGGTGGAGATGCACCGTCCGACGGTGTCGATCGCCATCTCCCGCCCGCAGCACGGCCGCACCGCGACTCTGTCCCGGACCGGCGAACCCGACCAGCGTTTCGCGCTGGCGCGGCGCGAGACCAAGGACTGCCTGGCCGAGGAGCTGCGTCATCTCGACGCCGACGACATCTACGCCGAGGCCCTCACCGGAATCGAAAGGGTGACCTATGAGTAA